The genomic stretch TCAAATTTTCTTCCCTCATTTGGGTGTGCAAAGGTGCAGAAGTTTTCTTTATAGACAAAGATATTTTCACTTTTTTATCTGCTATTTTTGCTTTCAAATTGATAATCAAACCGATAATTTGTAAACAATAAAGCAAAGCTACTTATTTAGCTAGAAAGATGCTATTTGCCCAAGCCATCTGTATTCGTGAATATCAAAGAAAAAGCTCTTGTTCCGTATTAAACAAGAGCTTTGTGACCTCGCCAGGATTCAAACCTGGAACCTCTTGAGCCGTAATCAAGTGCTCTATTCAGTTGAGCTACGAGGCCGTTAATTCGGATTGCAAATATAAGTGGTAATCAGATATATTCAAATAAAACATCTCTTTTTATATCCAAAAGGGGGCTCTCCCCTCCCCAATAACCTTTAAACCAGCCATGTACTATTTCACAATAGTCACAATAGTTTTACGCATACTCCTTTAATTAAGAATAATTAAGATAAAAAGACATCACAATCGCTCAAGATTTTATAATTTAGCCCACTGAAAATTAACCAGAAGTACGCTTTCATGAAAAGACTTATTCCAATTTTATTTGTTTTTGTATTGCCTTTAAGTGTTTATGCACAAAAAAAGGATACTACCAACCCTTTAAAAGGGCGTCCGGATCTAAAAGGAGACCTATTTCTGGATTTTGGTTTTAACATGCTCACCAATAATAATGCGGCTGAAATGAACAGGCGGTTCTTTCCTTCCAAGACAGCCAATATCTACTTCCAACGCCCGATCAATTTGGGCGAAAAGTCTGGTTTCACGTTAAACCCAGGTATCGGATTTGGGCTGGACAAGTTGGCTTTTAAAGATGATATGATGCTGGTCAATGATCCCGATAAAGGAGCCAACTCCAGTAAACTGGTAGAGGTGGAAGATGTATATGGCGAAGGCATTTCGGTAGACAAGAACACTACAGCCCTTAACTATATTGATATACCTAT from Echinicola soli encodes the following:
- a CDS encoding porin family protein; the encoded protein is MKRLIPILFVFVLPLSVYAQKKDTTNPLKGRPDLKGDLFLDFGFNMLTNNNAAEMNRRFFPSKTANIYFQRPINLGEKSGFTLNPGIGFGLDKLAFKDDMMLVNDPDKGANSSKLVEVEDVYGEGISVDKNTTALNYIDIPIEFRYHFNRSDYQQGFRIALGGKVGMLYEAHTKVKYTDANGLTQKVKTSGDFGLNKFRYGVYTRVGLGGFNLWAYYGLNEVFKTGQGPFETEAKQFNFGMSVALF